In Pedobacter heparinus DSM 2366, the following are encoded in one genomic region:
- a CDS encoding TROVE domain-containing protein, whose product MKFNLLSKTKNQTANHEGAKAFVMMPEMELYSTVVTWSLNDSFYEKFEMRIERLRVLIAQCEPLFVGKLAIYARTKMYMRSVPLVLVTELAKLHSGDNLVARVTDGVIGRADEITELLACYELLNERKGTKRLNRLSKQLQKGLSTAFNRFDEYQFGKYNRDGAIKLRDALFLVHPKAKDELQQLLFNKIVTGDLQTPYTWETELSALGQMNFDSEEAKAMAFRTKWEELIDSGKLGYMALLRNLHNIQKAGISYEHFEKVCARLSDAAEVARAKQFPFRYLAAYRELIDPSATGPVQGLVKKLAALVQGSNKGYTGDLLDALEKAVQASAANIKGFDHETSALIACDVSGSMQTPVSAKSKLLLYDVGLMLAMLLHSRCKNVEVGMFGDTWKTITVPRSNILGNVQEFYRREGEVGYATNGYLVIKDILSRRVRMDKVMLFTDGQLWDSSASGSQIQALWLRYKAEVSPAAKLYLFDLQGYGQAPLQVLRNDVYLIAGWSDKVFEVLAALENGESALDAINKIEL is encoded by the coding sequence ATGAAATTCAACCTGTTGAGCAAAACAAAAAATCAGACGGCAAACCACGAAGGTGCTAAAGCGTTTGTAATGATGCCGGAAATGGAATTGTATTCTACTGTAGTTACCTGGAGCTTAAACGATTCCTTTTATGAAAAGTTTGAAATGCGGATAGAACGTCTTCGTGTGCTGATCGCTCAATGCGAACCGCTGTTTGTAGGTAAACTCGCTATATATGCACGGACTAAAATGTACATGCGTTCTGTGCCATTGGTATTAGTTACCGAATTGGCAAAGCTGCACTCGGGCGATAATCTGGTCGCCCGGGTTACAGACGGGGTAATCGGTCGTGCCGATGAGATCACCGAGCTTTTGGCTTGCTATGAATTGCTGAACGAGCGTAAAGGCACTAAAAGGCTGAACCGCTTGTCGAAACAATTGCAAAAAGGCTTGTCGACCGCGTTCAATCGCTTCGATGAGTATCAGTTTGGTAAATATAACCGTGATGGGGCCATCAAACTCCGTGATGCTTTGTTTTTGGTTCACCCTAAGGCAAAGGATGAGTTACAGCAATTGCTCTTCAACAAAATCGTGACAGGTGATCTGCAAACGCCTTATACTTGGGAGACCGAGTTGTCGGCATTGGGCCAAATGAATTTTGACAGTGAGGAGGCCAAAGCCATGGCGTTCCGCACCAAATGGGAGGAGCTGATCGACAGCGGAAAACTGGGTTATATGGCCTTGCTGAGAAACCTGCATAATATTCAGAAGGCAGGCATAAGTTATGAACACTTTGAAAAAGTATGTGCGCGATTAAGCGATGCTGCAGAAGTAGCAAGAGCAAAACAGTTCCCATTCCGCTACCTGGCAGCCTATCGCGAACTGATTGATCCGTCTGCAACGGGTCCGGTACAAGGTCTTGTTAAAAAATTAGCAGCCTTGGTTCAGGGTAGCAATAAAGGATATACTGGAGATCTGTTGGACGCTTTGGAAAAAGCGGTTCAGGCAAGCGCGGCAAATATCAAAGGTTTTGATCATGAAACAAGTGCGCTCATTGCCTGCGACGTTTCAGGGTCCATGCAGACACCTGTGTCAGCAAAGTCTAAGCTCTTGCTCTACGATGTGGGATTAATGTTGGCCATGCTCTTGCATTCGCGTTGTAAAAACGTCGAGGTTGGTATGTTTGGTGATACCTGGAAAACGATCACCGTACCACGCAGCAATATATTGGGCAATGTACAGGAGTTTTATCGTCGGGAGGGGGAAGTGGGTTATGCAACCAATGGTTACCTGGTGATTAAAGACATTCTTTCCCGCAGGGTCAGGATGGATAAAGTGATGTTGTTTACTGATGGTCAGTTGTGGGACTCATCTGCATCAGGCAGTCAGATACAAGCCTTGTGGTTGCGCTACAAGGCAGAAGTATCACCAGCCGCAAAGCTCTACCTGTTTGACTTGCAGGGTTACGGACAGGCACCATTGCAAGTATTGCGCAATGACGTTTACCTGATCGCAGGATGGAGTGATAAAGTTTTTGAAGTGTTGGCCGCTTTGGAGAATGGTGAGTCCGCATTGGATGCGATCAATAAAATAGAATTATAA
- a CDS encoding helix-turn-helix transcriptional regulator, producing MPVNRNALIRYRTIDQCLQNRYKKWTLDDLIEACSDAIYEYQGIDTGVSRRTVQADMEMMRSNKLGYEAPIVVVEKKYYTYSDKNYSITNSPLNQQDMQVLSEVSGLLKQFKGFNHFADLNEMVSKLEDKIYTQKTHSSPVIDFERNDNLKGLEYIEVIRKAIVAKKTICITYRSFKARQESSFCFSGYLLKEYRNRWFVLGVQHRQAGRNLYNLALDRIQSITDHEEPYQENITLDLATYYDNCIGVTKSPEQRACDVVFWIDKENAPYVVTKPLHHTQTLLTEDETGKIFSIRVILNFELERELLGFGSKMKVLGPRILVKQMKQQLQKAIERYHTPADRTTNPEN from the coding sequence ATGCCTGTCAACAGAAACGCCCTCATCCGCTACCGCACCATAGACCAATGCCTGCAAAACCGCTATAAGAAATGGACGCTCGACGACTTAATTGAGGCATGTAGCGATGCTATTTATGAATACCAGGGAATTGACACAGGGGTAAGCCGGAGGACAGTACAGGCCGATATGGAAATGATGCGCAGTAATAAGCTGGGTTATGAAGCGCCGATTGTTGTAGTTGAAAAGAAGTATTATACCTATAGCGATAAAAATTACAGCATTACCAATAGCCCGCTAAACCAGCAGGATATGCAGGTGCTGAGCGAGGTATCCGGTTTGTTAAAGCAGTTTAAGGGCTTTAACCATTTTGCCGATCTCAATGAAATGGTGAGCAAACTGGAAGACAAGATCTATACGCAGAAAACCCATAGTAGTCCGGTCATCGATTTTGAAAGAAATGATAACTTAAAAGGACTGGAATACATTGAAGTAATCCGCAAGGCCATTGTGGCTAAAAAAACAATTTGCATCACTTATCGCTCGTTTAAAGCCCGGCAGGAGAGTAGCTTTTGTTTTAGCGGCTATCTGCTGAAAGAATACCGCAACCGCTGGTTTGTATTAGGCGTACAACACAGGCAGGCCGGAAGGAACCTGTATAATTTGGCGCTGGACAGGATCCAATCCATAACGGATCACGAGGAGCCTTATCAGGAAAATATCACACTGGATCTGGCTACTTATTATGACAATTGTATCGGGGTAACCAAATCTCCAGAACAACGTGCTTGCGATGTTGTTTTTTGGATAGACAAGGAAAATGCACCCTATGTCGTTACTAAGCCCCTGCACCATACGCAAACCTTGTTGACTGAAGACGAAACGGGTAAAATATTCAGTATAAGGGTAATTCTGAATTTTGAACTTGAGCGGGAACTGTTGGGCTTCGGCTCCAAAATGAAAGTGCTGGGGCCAAGGATTTTGGTAAAGCAAATGAAACAGCAATTGCAAAAAGCGATTGAGCGTTATCATACCCCAGCAGATCGTACAACTAATCCGGAAAATTAA
- a CDS encoding dienelactone hydrolase family protein → MKLVIAFILACQSVKAQQISTYTKDVYVTSKDSLPYRLLYPLNYNKNKKYPIVVFLHGSGQRGNNNEAQLTGVPKRLTDSAGRVKYACFILAPQCSKKDVWVKFPNFPASLETTKLATPATKSVLAKLDLLIKNLPIDPKRVYVTGYSMGGEGAFDFLARRPGLFAAAIPICSVSDTAKARLIYKIPIWAFHGDQDDVNDVKYSRLMITALENRKGTPKYTEYQGVKHNSWLKAYEEPGLFDWLFSQRRR, encoded by the coding sequence TTGAAATTGGTTATTGCCTTCATCCTGGCTTGCCAGTCTGTAAAAGCACAACAAATTTCAACATATACAAAGGATGTGTATGTAACATCGAAGGACAGCTTACCTTATAGGCTTTTATATCCGTTAAACTATAATAAGAACAAGAAATATCCAATTGTTGTTTTCTTGCATGGATCTGGGCAACGTGGAAATAATAACGAGGCCCAGTTAACCGGAGTGCCAAAACGTTTAACAGATTCTGCAGGAAGGGTGAAATATGCCTGCTTTATTCTTGCACCCCAGTGTAGTAAAAAAGATGTATGGGTTAAGTTTCCGAACTTTCCGGCAAGCTTAGAAACTACTAAGCTTGCTACACCTGCTACTAAGTCGGTACTGGCAAAACTCGATCTACTGATCAAAAACCTTCCAATTGACCCTAAGCGTGTGTATGTAACGGGCTACTCTATGGGTGGCGAAGGGGCCTTTGATTTTTTAGCCCGTCGCCCTGGTTTATTTGCCGCAGCCATTCCTATATGTTCTGTGTCAGACACGGCTAAGGCCAGGTTGATTTATAAAATACCGATATGGGCTTTTCATGGCGATCAGGATGATGTAAACGATGTGAAATATTCCAGATTGATGATTACAGCTCTTGAAAACCGTAAAGGAACGCCGAAGTACACGGAATATCAGGGCGTTAAACACAACAGCTGGCTTAAAGCTTATGAGGAGCCTGGTTTGTTTGACTGGCTTTTCTCTCAAAGAAGGCGATAA
- a CDS encoding GNAT family N-acetyltransferase, giving the protein MIILRKAKEQDIPSIQNIANKTWPEAYGDMISKEQISYMLDKMYNKGELLSQFQQGHIFLIAEEDDKDLGFAGFSVIDSKNQVYKLHKLYILPQMHGMGVGKLLINEVVNVIKKAGGKYLQLNVNRNNKAVRFYETAGFKIKETVDLDIGNGFLMNDYVMEKRL; this is encoded by the coding sequence ATGATCATTTTAAGAAAGGCAAAGGAACAGGATATTCCATCTATTCAAAACATAGCCAATAAGACCTGGCCTGAAGCTTATGGCGATATGATCAGTAAGGAGCAGATCAGTTATATGCTCGATAAAATGTACAATAAAGGAGAGCTCCTGTCACAGTTTCAACAGGGTCATATCTTTTTAATTGCTGAAGAAGATGATAAAGACCTGGGCTTTGCGGGGTTTTCGGTAATTGATTCAAAGAACCAGGTGTATAAACTGCACAAGCTGTACATACTCCCCCAAATGCATGGTATGGGCGTAGGGAAACTGCTGATCAACGAAGTGGTGAATGTGATAAAGAAAGCGGGAGGGAAATACCTTCAGCTAAATGTGAACAGAAACAACAAGGCTGTCCGGTTTTACGAAACGGCGGGCTTCAAGATTAAAGAAACGGTTGATCTGGATATTGGCAATGGCTTTCTGATGAATGATTATGTAATGGAAAAGCGACTTTAA
- a CDS encoding HAD-IIA family hydrolase, translating into MKHGLLIDMDGVIYSGETLIEGADKFIAGLLKNDIPFTFMTNNSQRTRLDVVRKLKLLGIEVTENHVYTSAMATGKFLGDQAANGTAYVLGEGGLITSLHENGINLVNTDPEFVVLGEGRNFTLEMVQRAVDMILAGAKFITTNQDPSPKKPGWSNLGIAATTAMIEEATGRKAFVIGKPSPVMMRSARKYLGLETAETTVIGDTMETDIQGGVQMGYKTILVLSGIAKKERLSHYAFKPDLIVSSVDQIEFPLKWW; encoded by the coding sequence ATGAAACACGGACTTTTAATTGATATGGATGGCGTTATTTACAGTGGGGAAACACTGATAGAAGGCGCAGATAAATTTATAGCGGGACTGCTTAAAAACGACATTCCTTTTACTTTCATGACCAACAACAGTCAGCGTACCCGCCTTGATGTGGTACGCAAGCTGAAGCTGCTGGGAATTGAGGTAACAGAAAACCATGTGTACACCAGCGCCATGGCAACGGGCAAGTTTCTGGGCGACCAGGCTGCCAATGGCACCGCTTATGTATTGGGGGAAGGTGGTCTGATTACCAGCTTACACGAAAATGGCATCAACCTGGTGAATACCGACCCTGAGTTTGTAGTATTGGGAGAAGGCCGGAATTTTACCCTGGAAATGGTACAGCGGGCAGTAGACATGATCCTGGCCGGGGCCAAGTTCATTACTACCAATCAGGACCCTTCACCTAAAAAACCAGGATGGAGCAATTTAGGCATTGCTGCCACTACGGCCATGATAGAAGAGGCAACTGGCCGAAAAGCCTTTGTAATTGGAAAACCAAGCCCGGTAATGATGCGCTCGGCCAGAAAATATCTGGGCCTGGAGACTGCCGAAACCACTGTTATAGGTGATACGATGGAAACAGACATCCAGGGTGGGGTACAGATGGGTTATAAGACCATTCTCGTTTTATCGGGTATAGCCAAAAAGGAACGTTTAAGTCATTATGCCTTTAAACCAGACTTAATTGTAAGCTCTGTTGACCAGATCGAATTTCCGTTAAAATGGTGGTAG
- a CDS encoding RtcB family protein, whose amino-acid sequence MEKEKIGNNELKALGINDVEILVNFSRVANGLLKHNVMDKSEILATLEALINDPMPYALKKGGKFKNLAEEVIAMRKEGKFVKQERSNFKLKEEIAEFPVWGLEHIEVGALAQMRTAVQLPISVAGALMPDAHQGYGLPIGGVLATTANTIIPFAVGVDIACRMCLSIFDLPAEAIDTETDKLKNILVDNTYFGMGCTTKSYFDSSLFDSKTWNETKVIRTLKDKAYAQLGTSGTGNHFVEWGELTLAGGALEGVPAGRYLALLSHSGSRGFGGSVADHYSKIAMTKTKLPAEAKHLAWLDLDKDEGQEYWIAMNLAGEYASANHHEIHNKIARALGVNPVKRIENHHNFAWKEQLADGTEVMVHRKGATPAGEGILGIIPGSMSTPGFLVRGKGNATSINSASHGAGRLMSRSAAFKTLDKNLIAANLVEKRITLMGSDMDEAPMAYKDIHAVMAAQNDLVEVLAKFEPRIVRMADAREKPED is encoded by the coding sequence ATGGAAAAAGAGAAAATCGGCAACAACGAATTAAAGGCTTTAGGTATCAACGATGTAGAAATCCTGGTAAACTTCAGTCGTGTGGCCAACGGTCTATTGAAACATAACGTGATGGACAAATCTGAAATCCTTGCCACTTTAGAAGCACTGATCAATGACCCGATGCCTTATGCCTTAAAGAAAGGCGGCAAGTTTAAAAATTTGGCCGAGGAAGTGATCGCCATGCGTAAGGAGGGTAAATTCGTAAAACAAGAACGCAGCAACTTTAAGTTGAAAGAAGAAATAGCCGAGTTTCCGGTATGGGGATTAGAACACATCGAGGTGGGTGCGCTGGCTCAAATGCGGACGGCTGTACAATTGCCGATTTCTGTTGCAGGTGCCTTGATGCCTGATGCTCATCAGGGTTATGGTTTGCCAATCGGCGGTGTGCTGGCAACTACCGCGAATACCATTATTCCGTTTGCCGTTGGCGTAGATATAGCTTGTAGAATGTGTCTGAGCATCTTTGATCTGCCTGCTGAAGCAATTGATACAGAGACTGACAAACTAAAAAACATATTGGTTGACAATACCTATTTCGGGATGGGATGTACCACCAAATCCTATTTTGATAGCTCATTGTTTGACAGCAAAACTTGGAATGAGACCAAGGTGATCCGTACGCTAAAAGATAAAGCTTATGCGCAGTTGGGAACTAGCGGTACAGGGAACCACTTTGTAGAATGGGGCGAATTGACCCTTGCGGGAGGCGCTTTAGAAGGCGTTCCTGCAGGCAGGTACTTAGCATTGTTATCGCACTCCGGCTCCCGTGGATTTGGCGGCTCAGTGGCAGACCACTATAGCAAAATCGCCATGACCAAAACAAAGCTGCCTGCTGAGGCGAAACATTTAGCCTGGTTAGATCTGGACAAAGATGAAGGACAAGAGTACTGGATCGCTATGAATCTTGCCGGTGAATATGCAAGTGCAAATCACCACGAAATCCACAATAAGATCGCCCGTGCTCTGGGGGTCAATCCAGTTAAAAGGATTGAAAATCACCATAATTTTGCCTGGAAGGAACAACTGGCTGATGGTACTGAAGTAATGGTACACCGTAAGGGGGCAACACCAGCAGGTGAAGGTATTTTAGGGATTATTCCCGGAAGTATGAGTACACCAGGTTTTCTGGTGCGAGGAAAAGGTAATGCAACAAGCATTAACTCGGCCAGCCACGGTGCGGGCCGTTTAATGAGCAGAAGCGCCGCTTTTAAAACATTGGATAAAAATTTGATTGCGGCCAATCTGGTGGAAAAACGAATTACACTGATGGGTAGTGATATGGATGAGGCACCAATGGCTTATAAAGATATCCATGCGGTAATGGCTGCACAAAATGACCTGGTAGAGGTCCTTGCGAAGTTTGAGCCAAGGATTGTAAGAATGGCGGACGCAAGAGAAAAACCAGAAGATTAA